In the genome of Drosophila subpulchrella strain 33 F10 #4 breed RU33 chromosome 2L, RU_Dsub_v1.1 Primary Assembly, whole genome shotgun sequence, one region contains:
- the LOC119547116 gene encoding ubiquitin-conjugating enzyme E2-24 kDa has product MLSPSAENIGKDGAPVNRKVNVMSARRIQRELDEICRDPPPNCSAGPKADNLYEWTSTIIGPTDSVYEGGMFKLDIHFPMEYPFAPPKIVFRTPIYHCNIHRLGIICLDILKENWSPALTISKILLSICSLLTDCNPTDPLVVSIAKEYVRNREEHDKKARAWTKQYAKNE; this is encoded by the exons ATGTTATCACCTTCAGCGGAAAACATCGGAAAAGATGGAGCTCCCGTGAACCGGAAAGTAAACGTGATGTCAGCGAGGCGCATTCAGAGGGAGCTGGACGAGATATGTAGGGATCCACCACCAAACTGCAGTGCTGGTCCGAAGGCAGACAACCTGTACGAGTGGACCTCCACGATAATCGGACCCACAGACTCGGTTTACGAGGGCGGCATGTTCAAGCTCGACATACACTTCCCCATGGAGTATCCTTTTGCACCACCGAAAATCGTGTTTCGCACGCCCATCTATCACTGCAATATCCACCGACTGGGCATCATTTGTCTGGACATTCTGAAGGAGAACTGGTCACCGGCACTGACCATCTCGAAGATCTTGCTGTCTATTTGTTCTCTGCTCACCGATTGTAACCCCACCGATCCGCTGGTGGTTAGTATTGCCAAGGAATATGTGAGGAACCGAGAGGAACATGATAAAAAGGCTCGTGCTTGGACCAAACA GTACGCAAAAAATGAGTAG